The following DNA comes from Methanomassiliicoccales archaeon LGM-DZ1.
ACAGGACGCTGATGGACAGGTACAGGGAGGAAACAGGATGAACGGACTGGAGAAGGAGACAGCGGAGGTCCAGGAGGCCCTTTCGGAGCTCGAGGCAGCGGAGGAGCGCGCGTTCAGCGGCTCCAGGGCGATCATCAGGAAGACCAAGACGGCGATCCATATGATCCATGTCGGCAGGAGGGACCCGGAGCTCATAGATTCCATCTCCGGGGACCTCGCCGCCCTGACGGAGAGCCTCATGGCCCACCCCCAGCTTATCTTCGGAGAACATGTGCAGTCGGCGATGGCCGAGTTCGCCGAGACGGCGATCTACGACAGCGCTCTGAGGGGAGCGGAGATCCCCGGGCATGAGCTGCTCGACGTCACCCCCGCCGCCTGGGCCCTGGGGCTGGGAGATGCCGTAGGAGAGCTCAGGAGGGACATGGTCCAGAACCTCGCCGACGGGAACACGGCCAAGGCCAGGGAGGTGTTCGCCTCCATGGAGATGCTCTGCGACGCGCTCATGTCGCTGGATGTGAAGGATTCCGTCGCCCCCGTGAGGAGGAAGCAGGACCTCGCGAGGCAGCTGGTGGAGCGCTCCCGTTCGGAGATCGCGACGGCGGCCGTCATGTCCGCGGCGCAGAGATGATGTCCCAGACATAATGGGTCCGGCGGCAGGGATCCTGCCGTATTTTCCAGAAATTCAGAATAATGCCGGGGAAATGCCCCCCGGGAAAAGGTTTGATTCAGCGCCTGGCCTTGGGCTTCCCGTAGTTCTTGACGGGCTTCCTGTAGATCCAGATGAAGACGATGATCAGGATGATCACTATGAGGGCCATCAGGTACGACTGCCAGTTGCTGTCGTCCTGATTGTAGTAGAACGTCTTCTCGCCGGAGACGACTGTGGAGCCGTCGGCCGAAGCGACATAGTAGGTGTGCTTGCCGGAGCTCAGATCGGAGTCGTAGTAGCCGTAGGTGAGAGTCTGGGACTTGCCGGGCGCGATGCTCAGCGATGTGCTGCTGTCCTCGATCATCGTCCCGTCCACATAGAAGTAGACGTTGGTGCTGATGCTGACAGAGCCGGTGTTCTCCAGGGTCATCGAGAGAGTGATGGGCTCGTGGACCCCGATCCTGACCGAGTCGGTATAGGTGAGGGTATCATCACCTAGTTTCTCGGTCCAGGTCACGGTAAGGGTGTACTTGCCGGTCGTGGTGGGCGCAGTGACCTTCAGGGTCGCCGACCCGCCGTTGGACAGATCTCCCGAGCTGGGGCTGACCGCGCTGCTCTGGGTGGTCCCGGAGGAGTTGGTCAGCTTGGCCTCGTACGATATGGCGGACGGGTCGCCGGCAGACTCCGTGAAGGAGATCGTGAACTCCAGTTCGCCGCCGGTCTTGGTGTCTGTGTCGTCGGCCGCCGTGACCGAATGGTTGGCGACGCTCTCGGCATCGGAATCCGGGCCGCTGAGGACGGCCGCGAATGCCAGGGCGGCCATGACGGCCGCCAATACTGCGATCAACTTCACTTTCTGCGTGAGAACATCCCCCTCTTGCTTCCGCTGTAGACCATCATGAAGATGATGATCACAGCGATGACCGTCAGAGCCCAGAAGGTGCTGCTGATACCGGCCTCGCTGTTGTCTGCATCGCCGCCGCTGACGCTGCCGTCAGTGGTGCTGATGCTTCCGGTCTGGTAGGTCAGGGTCGTCTCGGCGATGTCTCCGGTGACGGTCACACTGGCCGCGTTGGTTGCATCGCCCAGGGTGTTGACCAGGGTGATGTAGACAGGAGTGACGGAGTCTCCGGCCACGACGACGCTCGCCGTGTCGCCGGAGGCCAGCACCTTGCTGATGCCGCCGTACTCGATCACCATCTGCCACCCGTCAGGCAGGCTTGCCGACGGTGTGAGGCTCACGGTCTTAAGGCCCATGCAGGTGTTGGTCACCGTGACCGCGTACCTGTACGAAGCGCCGGTGTACTGCGACGGCAGGGCGCTGTCGCCGGAGGTGACGATCGTCACCTCGCCGGTGTCGCCGGTGCGTGTGAAGGTGTAGTCGGAGGTATTGCCGTTCCTGTACTTCTCCAGGCAGATCGCTCCGACAGGCAGGGTGTCGGCCAGGGTCCCGTCGGAACTGTAGACCGCCACCTTCAGGCTGTCGGTGAACGCACCGACGGAGTCGGCGCTGTAGATGCCCTTGACCTCGGTCTCCGTGCTTCCGTTGGCGGGAACGAGGATGAAGTACGCCTTGTTCAGGGTGAGGCTGCCGCTTCCGATCAGATAGTACACAACATCGTTGTCGGAGTTGTTGTAGATCTTGATCTTGACAGTGGCTTCTCCGTCTGCGAACTGCGCAGATGTCACATCGGCAGGGACGGTCCCGGTGTAATCGGTGTTGAACACCTTCGAGTCCGAAGCGTACACGGGGTTGTAGGTGATGCTGCTGTCATCGTCCGCATCGACAGTGGTCTTGGACACCGAGCTGACCTCGGTGAGCGTCGAAACGGCCTCGATGACGGTATCGCCGGAGTTCCCTGCGTAGACCGAGAAGGCCGCATCGTCGCTCTTGGCGATGCCTGCGAACGCGAAGTACAGGGTGTACGAATCTCCGGCCTCGTCCTTGGGCAGCTCGACAGTGTACCTGCCGTCGGACGGGGACACGAATGCCAGGACAGCGAAGTTCTTCGCGGCCAGGGTACCGGATCCGCTCGCGTAGAACCCTGCGGCGACGACTCCGTCGGCATCGGTGCCG
Coding sequences within:
- a CDS encoding RNA-binding protein encodes the protein MNGLEKETAEVQEALSELEAAEERAFSGSRAIIRKTKTAIHMIHVGRRDPELIDSISGDLAALTESLMAHPQLIFGEHVQSAMAEFAETAIYDSALRGAEIPGHELLDVTPAAWALGLGDAVGELRRDMVQNLADGNTAKAREVFASMEMLCDALMSLDVKDSVAPVRRKQDLARQLVERSRSEIATAAVMSAAQR